From Medicago truncatula cultivar Jemalong A17 chromosome 7, MtrunA17r5.0-ANR, whole genome shotgun sequence, a single genomic window includes:
- the LOC25479946 gene encoding F-box/kelch-repeat protein At3g23880, which yields MADDRTDMASSLPLTAATKRQQLNTSTETLSSSLLPTLPFDVISEILCRLPVKLLLQLSCLCKSWKSLISDPKFTKKHLRMSTTLHHIMVTSTDDSHELVLFGSPISSVLSISRVTQTQLSYPSSLTFEYGERSDVCSCDGILCINVCFHPSAILWNPSIRKFKVLPPLEKIQCKRVPFSIYSFGYDHFIDNYKIIVVSSCINKSEVCILTLGTDYWRRIKDFPYDGPLHESGIFVSGTVNWLAIDNSSSNSSLRAIVSLDLENESYKKLPHPDLENELWTLGVLTDCLCIFTSSDIFFDIWVMKEYGNKESWTKLYNVPYMEDRGLSSYTKVLYVSEDDKMLMEFYELGSSKLKLVVYDSKNGTLKIPVIQNINRRMDPKVYIESLISPCS from the coding sequence ATGGCCGACGACCGAACCGACATGGCTTCTTCTCTGCCACTCACGGCTGCCACTAAGAGGCAGCAATTGAACACCTCCACCGAAACCCTATCATCGTCGCTGCTTCCAACTCTTCCGTTCGATGTGATCTCTGAAATTCTCTGCAGGCTTCCAGTGAAGCTTCTCCTACAACTTAGTTGCCTCTGCAAGTCATGGAAATCTCTAATCTCCGAtccaaaatttacaaaaaagcACCTTCGCATGTCAACAACGCTCCACCACATCATGGTAACCTCTACAGACGACTCACATGAGTTGGTTCTCTTTGGTTCTCCGATTTCCTCCGTTCTGTCGATTTCTAGGGTTACGCAGACACAACTCAGTTACCCTAGTAGTCTCACATTTGAATATGGTGAACGTTCTGATGTCTGCTCTTGTGACGGCATCTTGTGTATAAACGTCTGCTTTCACCCTTCTGCTATTTTGTGGAACCCTTCCATCCGAAAATTCAAGGTATTGCCTCCTTTGGAAAAAATTCAATGCAAGAGAGTTCCGTTTTCAATATACAGCTTCGGTTATGATCATTTCATTGATAATTATAAGATCATAGTTGTTTCCTCATGTATCAACAAAAGTGAAGTTTGTATTTTAACTTTAGGTACTGATTATTGGAGAAGAATAAAAGACTTCCCATATGATGGTCCCTTACATGAATCGGGAATATTTGTGAGTGGCACTGTTAATTGGCTGGCAATCGATAACTCAAGTTCAAATAGTTCTCTGCGAGCCATTGTTTCACTTGATTTGGAGAATGAGTCGTATAAAAAGCTTCCACATCCTGATTTGGAAAACGAGTTGTGGACCTTGGGGGTGTTAACGGATTGCTTGTGCATCTTTACAAGTAgtgatatattttttgatatttgGGTTATGAAGGAATATGGAAATAAAGAGTCTTGGACTAAATTGTACAATGTTCCTTACATGGAAGATCGTGGTTTGTCGTCCTATACCAAGGTTTTGTATGTTTCCGAGGATGACAAAATGCTGATGGAATTTTATGAGTTGGGAAGTAGCAAATTGAAATTGGTTGTTTATGATTCAAAAAATGGTACTTTGAAGATTCCTGTGATTCAAAACATCAATCGTCGGATGGACCCAAAAGTCTACATTGAGAGTTTGATATCACCTTGTTCTTAA